The Juglans regia cultivar Chandler chromosome 2, Walnut 2.0, whole genome shotgun sequence genome includes a window with the following:
- the LOC108994213 gene encoding phosphoserine phosphatase, chloroplastic — MEGLVSSQMTLIGAHYRQLNSPFLPAFSLQFKRRFDISRIGMDKSPKSLKSVTASVQPLETSKLGHSNNTLPSKDVLDLWRSANAVCFDVDSTVCLDEGIDELAEYCGAGKAVAEWTSRAMSGSVPFEEALAARLALFNPSVAQVQDFLEKRPPRLSPGIDELVKMLKANNTTVYLISGGFRQMINPVASILGIPHENIFANQLLFGSSGEFVGFDTKEPTSRSGGKATAVQQIRKAHNYKALVMIGDGATDLEARKPGGADLFICYAGVQLREAVAANADWLVFSFKDLMNSLE; from the exons ATGGAAGGACTGGTGAGTTCTCAGATGACACTCATTGGTGCTCATTATAGGCAGCTTAACTCTCCTTTCCTTCCTGCATTTTCTCTCCAATTCAAAAGAAGATTTGATATCAGTCGAATTGGGATGGACAAATCTCCTAAATCATTGAAATCAGTTACTGCTTCTGTTCAACCATTGGAAACCTCAAAATTGGGTCACTCGAACAACACTCTGCCATCCAAAG ATGTCCTTGATTTATGGAGGAGTGCCAATGCGGTGTGCTTCGATGTGGATAGCACGGTGTGTCTGGATGAAGGCATTGATGAACTTGCAGAGTATTGTGGAGCTGGAAAGGCTGTTGCAGAATGGACTTCTAG AGCGATGAGTGGTTCTGTTCCTTTTGAGGAAGCCTTGGCTGCCAGACTTGCTTTGTTCAATCCTTCCGTTGCCCAAGTCCAGGACTTTCTTGAAAAGAGGCCCCCAAG GCTTTCTCCTGGCATAGACGAGTTGGTCAAGATGCTGAAGGCTAATAATACCACTGTTTACCTTATCTCTGGAGGCTTTCGTCAAATGATCAAT CCTGTTGCATCAATCCTTGGGATTCCACATGAAAACATCTTTGCCAATCAATTGCTATTTGGAAGTTCTGGGGAGTTTGTGGGGTTTGACACCAAGGAGCCTACTTCAAGAAGTGGAGGAAAAGCCACTGCGGTTCAACAGATAAGGAAG GCTCATAATTACAAGGCATTAGTCATGATTGGGGATGGTGCAACTGATCTTGAG GCTCGTAAACCAGGAGGTGCAGATTTGTTTATATGTTATGCTGGTGTCCAACTTCGAGAAGCTGTTGCCGCTAATGCTGACTGGCTGGTTTTCAGTTTTAAAGATCTAATGAACTCCCTGGAGTAG